A genomic window from Hyla sarda isolate aHylSar1 chromosome 10, aHylSar1.hap1, whole genome shotgun sequence includes:
- the LOC130294326 gene encoding NXPE family member 4-like isoform X1, with the protein MKSLLVYKTYVLSIAVGCFLVSTMYHQSFKKCSNRENGIILKIDTKKASEIKMRISRIFNHIDQRIPKVTLIDKDSATSATNSKVFIKTPQNRYCVGDQLTVQVDVYDHLGKRKSYGGDYLRARISNPDMRAGSSGRIEDLNNGTYHIHFTLFWEGKVVVTVFLMHPSEVVSALWKSRNSWYGQVDYVGKFTSKDKEIVTKCGFAFDKKEELCEYADHEDDEYFYCVKPKNFSCGSLTELKSTKTYASQLSKLENSLFTRSNVRVEIPVNISAIDVVLCNGLSSEKKEHCKTGMGLEYPSGHVMEEIWYPKGCTMKTYHSMEELNACMKGKFIYMFGDSTTLQWMKYFEKNLKTLKLLNIYESGWAQKHLGVDIARNIYVQWKRHGRPFVTLDFASVREERSIPREIDIIGGSPYTVIAFTIGVHFRLFPVHHYIRRLLNIRRAIERLLIRSPQTKVIIKTENTSEMVNEFEGMSDFYGYIHYFIMEIIFKDLNVGFVNGWDMTTAFNLNQRHPPEPYIRNEVNMLMTYICT; encoded by the exons ATGAAATCCCTCCTAGTGTATAAAACCTATGTGTTATCGATAGCTGTAGGCTGCTTCCTGGTGAGCACCATGTATCATCAAAGCTTCAAAAAG TGCTCTAATAGAGAGAATGGAATCATATTAAAAATTGACACCAAGAAGGCTTCAGAAATTAAAATGCGGATAAGCAGAATCTTCAATCATATAGACCAGAGGATACCTAAAGTAACTTTAATTGATAAAGACAGTGCAACAAGTGCTACAAACAGCAAAGTGTTCATTAAAACCCCCCAAAATCGTTATTGTGTCGGGGATCAATTAACTGTACAGGTTGATGTGTATGATCATTTGGGAAAGAGGAAATCCTATGGAGGAGACTATCTCAGAGCAAGAATttccaatccagatatgagagccggaTCTTCAGGGAGAATTGAAGATCTTAATAATGGAACATATCATATTCATTTCACTTTATTTTGGGAAGGTAAAGTTGTGGTGACTGTATTTCTTATGCACCCAAGTGAAGTCGTCTCTGCTCTCTGGAAGTCAAGGAATAGTTGGTATGGCCAAGTAGATTATGTAGGAAAATTCACAAGTAAAGATAAAGAAATAGTGACAAAGTGCGGATTTGCTTTCGATAAAAAGGAAGAACTTTGTGAATATGCTGACCACGAGGATGACGAATACTTTTATTGTGTCAAACCAAAGAATTTCAGCTGTGGTTCACTTACTGAGCTTAAAAGTACGAAAACTTATGCTTCACAGCTGTCTAAACTGGAAAACAGTCTCTTTACAAG atcAAATGTCAGAGTGGAAATTCCAGTAAATATATCAGCAATTGATGTAGTTCTCTGCAATg GTTTAAGTTCAGAGAAGAAAGAACACTGCAAAACTGGAATGGGCTTAGAATATCCCAGTGGACATGTCATGGAGGAAATATGGTACCCGAAAGGATGCACAATGAAAACCTATCACAGTATGGAGGAACTGAACGCATGTATGAAGGGAAAGTTTATTTACATGTTTGGAGATTCGACAACGCTTCAGTGGATGaaatattttgaaaaaaatttaaaaa CATTGAAATTACTCAACATCTATGAATCCGGGTGGGCGCAGAAGCATTTAGGGGTGGACATTGCAAGGAATATCTATGTTCAGTGGAAAAGACACGGAAGACCATTTGTAACTTTAGATTTTGCGTCTGTCAGAGAAGAACGTTCTATTCCACGTGAAATTGACATTATTGGAGGCAGCCCATATACTGTGATCGCATTCACCATTGGAGTACATTTTAGACTATTTCCCGTCCATCACTATATCAGAAGACTCCTCAACATCCGTCGTGCTATAGAACGTCTCCTCATCAGAAGTCCACAAACCAAAGTTATTATTAAGACTGAGAATACAAGTGAGATGGTAAATGAGTTTGAAGGAATGAGTGATTTCTATGGATATATTCACTACTTCATAATGGAAATAATCTTCAAAGATCTCAATGTTGGCTTTGTTAATGGTTGGGACATGACCACAGCATTTAATTTAAATCAAAGACATCCACCAGAACCTTATATAAGAAATGAGGTAAACATGCTGATGACATATATATGTACATGA
- the LOC130294326 gene encoding NXPE family member 4-like isoform X2, whose product MRISRIFNHIDQRIPKVTLIDKDSATSATNSKVFIKTPQNRYCVGDQLTVQVDVYDHLGKRKSYGGDYLRARISNPDMRAGSSGRIEDLNNGTYHIHFTLFWEGKVVVTVFLMHPSEVVSALWKSRNSWYGQVDYVGKFTSKDKEIVTKCGFAFDKKEELCEYADHEDDEYFYCVKPKNFSCGSLTELKSTKTYASQLSKLENSLFTRSNVRVEIPVNISAIDVVLCNGLSSEKKEHCKTGMGLEYPSGHVMEEIWYPKGCTMKTYHSMEELNACMKGKFIYMFGDSTTLQWMKYFEKNLKTLKLLNIYESGWAQKHLGVDIARNIYVQWKRHGRPFVTLDFASVREERSIPREIDIIGGSPYTVIAFTIGVHFRLFPVHHYIRRLLNIRRAIERLLIRSPQTKVIIKTENTSEMVNEFEGMSDFYGYIHYFIMEIIFKDLNVGFVNGWDMTTAFNLNQRHPPEPYIRNEVNMLMTYICT is encoded by the exons ATGCGGATAAGCAGAATCTTCAATCATATAGACCAGAGGATACCTAAAGTAACTTTAATTGATAAAGACAGTGCAACAAGTGCTACAAACAGCAAAGTGTTCATTAAAACCCCCCAAAATCGTTATTGTGTCGGGGATCAATTAACTGTACAGGTTGATGTGTATGATCATTTGGGAAAGAGGAAATCCTATGGAGGAGACTATCTCAGAGCAAGAATttccaatccagatatgagagccggaTCTTCAGGGAGAATTGAAGATCTTAATAATGGAACATATCATATTCATTTCACTTTATTTTGGGAAGGTAAAGTTGTGGTGACTGTATTTCTTATGCACCCAAGTGAAGTCGTCTCTGCTCTCTGGAAGTCAAGGAATAGTTGGTATGGCCAAGTAGATTATGTAGGAAAATTCACAAGTAAAGATAAAGAAATAGTGACAAAGTGCGGATTTGCTTTCGATAAAAAGGAAGAACTTTGTGAATATGCTGACCACGAGGATGACGAATACTTTTATTGTGTCAAACCAAAGAATTTCAGCTGTGGTTCACTTACTGAGCTTAAAAGTACGAAAACTTATGCTTCACAGCTGTCTAAACTGGAAAACAGTCTCTTTACAAG atcAAATGTCAGAGTGGAAATTCCAGTAAATATATCAGCAATTGATGTAGTTCTCTGCAATg GTTTAAGTTCAGAGAAGAAAGAACACTGCAAAACTGGAATGGGCTTAGAATATCCCAGTGGACATGTCATGGAGGAAATATGGTACCCGAAAGGATGCACAATGAAAACCTATCACAGTATGGAGGAACTGAACGCATGTATGAAGGGAAAGTTTATTTACATGTTTGGAGATTCGACAACGCTTCAGTGGATGaaatattttgaaaaaaatttaaaaa CATTGAAATTACTCAACATCTATGAATCCGGGTGGGCGCAGAAGCATTTAGGGGTGGACATTGCAAGGAATATCTATGTTCAGTGGAAAAGACACGGAAGACCATTTGTAACTTTAGATTTTGCGTCTGTCAGAGAAGAACGTTCTATTCCACGTGAAATTGACATTATTGGAGGCAGCCCATATACTGTGATCGCATTCACCATTGGAGTACATTTTAGACTATTTCCCGTCCATCACTATATCAGAAGACTCCTCAACATCCGTCGTGCTATAGAACGTCTCCTCATCAGAAGTCCACAAACCAAAGTTATTATTAAGACTGAGAATACAAGTGAGATGGTAAATGAGTTTGAAGGAATGAGTGATTTCTATGGATATATTCACTACTTCATAATGGAAATAATCTTCAAAGATCTCAATGTTGGCTTTGTTAATGGTTGGGACATGACCACAGCATTTAATTTAAATCAAAGACATCCACCAGAACCTTATATAAGAAATGAGGTAAACATGCTGATGACATATATATGTACATGA